The genomic window ctattctgcGTGAATATAATCCGATATTTAAGGAATTGGAATAAATTTAAACTTTTCATATACCGACCATATTGGTATAAGCACGTATATTCATGTAACATAacgaaataatgttaaaaatcaCGATTCTGTATAACATAACAGTTTGATCTTATGTAATGCAGTCTGCTGAATCGTTTGGTAAAATTCTCCGAACACTGGTGCAAGTTTCTACAAAGATTTTACGATTCTTAAATATCATTGTCGACATTCGCATGTTTCGCACACATTATACAACAATTTTTCGTCTTTTATTCAGTATTTGTAAATactttatattccttttatattcttttttcaggATCGATAGAATCTAATATCTAAGAAATCAAGGAGATTTTCATATTCCGACGATATCAATATACGCACGAAAATTCGTATAacgtaatgaaataattccaAAAAATTCCgtttaaaacatatttaatCTTATGTAAAGTAGTGTGCTGAATCGTGTGGTAACGTTCTCCGAACTGTTATTCAAATTTTACGATTCTTACTTATTGCTGTCGAAATTCGCAACAGTCActaacattatataaaaattgttcgttAATCATTGTATTTAATCTTCTTAAAAACGTTAtaatcttgttatattctttattctgaATCAATAGAATCCGATATGTAAGGAGTCggaagaattttcaaattagCTTGTTCCATTCTTCATTGTCCATTACCTTTCTTTATGCTTTTATCGTTGGCTTTAAACTTTGCCTTCTTATTTGgaaatacgaatatttttttctcgaatctGCCTACGTAGTCCGCTcgtattctatatttattcagataaataatttagtgaagaatataaaaatatataaaatgttgagATCTTatagaatatagaaatattcagGATTCAGCagtcaatattatattttgatatatgtaattaatattataatttaatatggtaataacgattcatatacgtaagtatattttaataatgttatcaatatttactatgtatataataatatatgtacaattgTGCATacataatgtgtgtgtgtgtatgtatatatatatatttatttatttatttagttattttgccattcaaaaattatgtaaatacgATAGAATAACCGTGCAAAGTAAGACATcatggataaataaaagaaaaatataaatataataatttcattattatttttaattgcgaATACACAAAGACAATCTGTTATTCGATCAAATCAAAAGTTAATGAAAGTTCGAtatatcttcaaaaaaaaacgagTCAGGGGATAAAGATCAGAAGAGTGAGTGATAATCATTTTGAAGAAACTTccgttatcatcgtttatttcttcattcacTAAAGGAAAAGACGGTGTATGAAATGGACGAGAGTGTTAGACGAAAATGAAAGAGTAACAGATTTTAAGGAAGCAAAAGCAATATAGAAagacgaagataaaaaaacttACCAGATCGTTGTTTTATGCAGACGATCCGtgttatttacatatgtatcttaTAGAACGATCAGATTGATAAGGGAAAACAAAAGCTAATCAAACTTTTGATATCTTCCTTGCTAAATAATTTCTCGTGTATTTCATGATTTATCAGATAAAAGAATAACTTTGAAATAATCGATTCATATGTAATgtctactttttatttttcacttctaccttgttctgttttctttttttgtagaaaACACTACTGCCGAAAGTGTCATTAGGAAAAATGCATTGTTtagttatagaaattttttaattccatttgaaattctctacgattcgtaattttttataaatatatgtatattttttttatcgtaacaaCAATCATCTTTCATATttacagaaaagaaaaccaCGTTCATTCTACTCTAATCTACACCAGAAGACACTTCATACACTCatgaaattttacaatttggTATGGATGGAACATGAAACGTGGAggttttaaagaatattaaagaaCATCAAAATACTTACTTTTCAtacttcaataatttataagtttgaTAATTTTCAAGTTATTTAGACGATCTTTAATGCAGAACCATAAACAAATATTGAAACAATTGTTGATTCGcttaaatttttcttagcTCGGATAagtgttaaatataaaataacttttattcgATACGTCGATAAGTAAAATTTTGAACTCTAATTCCTTGCCTTCATTAAATAcaatgttaatttatattgtctatacttaacaattttaatgtcGCACTCACATTGACTACTTGGAATGTAAACAAAAACAGTAAACATcagagctctctctctctttctctctctctctttgtctctgtctctgtccctctgtctctgtaattaacataaatagagaaatcaagaaaaattgaatatatgaGTTACTAACAGAAAGATTTCCAAAACAAGCCCAATGCTGAAATTCATTTCTCCTTCGGCGACTCGATgtcatttgttttattatttcttctagtTAAGTCTCAATTTCTGTTAATTCGCGCACTTTCAGTCGACGGTCATCCAATACCATTTTGTGGATTTTCTTCAACATTTCTGGCGTGGTCATCTAATTTAGTTGAATACTGCGATGTTTATCTTGGCAGCTTGTACGGCCTCATTTAAATTCTGCCacacaatattttattgttgtaAACGAAGGAGCAGATTCCTTCAGAGTAGAATCTAGCTCCGCTTTAATATTGGTTGGACTGAAGCCTTTCGAATGAaagtattgtattatataacgaTGACCAATTTTGTCCATGTTTACAAATTCAATTAGAGCGTTCACTATTAATGgccaaataaatattaaacaacgTAGCGTCGTTAAACTTCAAATTTTAAACTAAATAAAGTTGGTACTTTCTTtcatacttattttttttaattaacaaccGCTATCAGGTCGAGTACTTCTAGGACTACCctcgtatatgcatatatgattataattcaccatttaattaatttaaaagtcCTCCACCTTATTATATATGttgtcttttttcattttctaatgtCATTATAAACaagtatcattatatttaagaatCTTATCTCATGTGACTTgtccaaaataataataaagcatagaatatacatataatttaatgtcaataagtattgaagaaaaatattcaaataaaatatgtgtAATATGTAAACAATTATCTAGGATTAGGATaatatgtgcgtgtatgtgaaTGTCAAAGGAATGATAATTTAGGTGTAATCCCAGGAATAGTGAAGTGTAATAATATATGGATGTCTATACACGAGCGGAGATTAAATGAAGTCAAGTCACACTTTGTCTGAACATGCATGCTAAAAGATACTAAAATAAAGGTTAataagtaaagagagaaatgataatcgatataaaaaactAGATATGCGTGCGAAGAGAACGAAGCGAAAGAGAACAGAGCGGAGTTGTTAAGTTTTTATCGAACACCGAGTATTGAATGTACAGATGAGAGAAATTTTGTATATCTCGCAAGATAATAGAaaacttattatttcttatatttaataaaaccaAATTGTTGTTACCCAAATACTCTGGTATAAAACtacatacaattatttaattgaaagtattacaaagttaaatataaatttcttatatcatAATACGTAATTctaacataaaaaagaatggaacTGAAATAAAgcgtcaattttttttttttgaaatagaaaatctttaaagtataattttgtcaagaaaaggaaagaaagactaAACATTTATGGTTGTTCATTATAAAGTTttacttataatttatatactcataacgtataattaatttgatgtCAGTGgatttaatggaaaaaacaATGGTTACTGACTAAAGTTCAAGTGCTACGTATGaagtgtttttttcttcttttaactcgaataattgaaatttcaagTACAAAGGCATAGCAAATTTCAcgagaatatatttcaatttcttcaaGTGTTTGCTCCAATAGTGAATAACACAACACATTTCGGagaaatatgattatatttcttattgtaaaaaatttttttacaactattatttctaaaataataattttctgtaCAAAAGGaactattatttcataatctttcataattcatcttatttattaatattttgtgtgataaaataaaaaaaaaaagattaggaAATGTCAAAAGAGTGCAAATAaatcatcttttatatttttttttctttatacataaaaatcattattaacaaaatactaataaaattAGCCTAGCTTACTCCGTTAGGCCCACTGATTCAAAATTAAACGaatgtttgaaataaattcgtaaACTCTAAAACCGGTCTTCACGAAACCAGAGACTATCGTGTAAAGTACTGTTAGTCTCATAGTACTCTTATAATttgcattaattttttttataatcgcctaaatgttttaaaaaatgttataatgaatttatcctataaataaagatcctttttcattcattaaataaaattaatctttaattaataGTATACAACATAATTCCTTGCAAAGTCGTAAATCTCTTCTTCGTTGatgtcatataatttattaaagaatttacaaattgtatacttacaaaattgttttataccgcatttttgaaaagttcacataaatgaatattaagaatatcaaaaaattaattttgtttgtatgtacgcacaaacaaaatatatcgTGTAAAGCGACTAATAATAGGTAAGTTATATAAAGTTaccattattaataaatattcctttactgatataaattcgtattattgctcaattcatataaatatgcaattttgtttcattctgaaataaacaaacatgATCACGGAACGTAGTCGTATGAAACGTTCAAGgtacattatttattcgtgCATACACATAGGCCAtacaaatatgaattttaataatatgatgTAGGATATAAAACGAGGAAATTTATCgcgacaattaaaaaaaatctttaacaGAAATCTTTATAAAGAACAACGaacatatcttttatattgtttttaatgatCGCTcagaaaatatacaatacaatCATCATATAGCAATTATCCTTTTCatgaacaatgaaaaaaattgcacagtcaaaatttaaatacaatcaaaaaatttaaaaaatgacaaattacaatgaaaattttttataggCACAAATATAAAAGGCAATCAAATTAAATCGAGTGCTATTAAACATATAACAGTAGTGGATGTctcaaaaaatattgatttagtAGAAATTAGAATGAAAGTAGTAATATCATTAGcgcaaataattatcattaacagctataaaaatatctttcatataggtggaccggaaagtaatgtcgctttcttaaattaaattcaaaagaataaatttgtaacaaatttttatttataatcaataatgtAATCACCTTCGTTATCAACAACCTCTTGCCGTCTAGTGTGCAAATTTTCAATGACGGACCGATAGAAATCAATTGGTTTTTGAGTAAAATACCTCGAGATGGCATTTTGGACATTAtccaaattttcaaattttttgccACTAAGAAAATGTAGCGATCGGAATAAATGTAAATCTGAAGGTGTGATATCGGGCGAGTATGTTGGGTGAGGCAGTACCTCCCACCccaattcattaattttttccaaGGTTTGTCTTGCACAGTGTGGTCTTGCATTGTCGTGTTACAGAATAACACCTTTTCTGTCGACAATCGCCGGATACTTTTCGATTAAAGATTGGTTCACTCGATCCAATTGTTTACAATAAAGATCTGCACTAACAGTTTGTCCAGGTTTCAGCGCTTCAAAATGAACAATTCCGCGTATACTCCACCAAACACACAGAAGCGCCTTTTTGGGGATGTAAACCCGGCTTCGCAGTACTTCGTGGTAATTCATTTGGAGAGAGCCACTGCCTTATGCGTTTTGGATTATCATATAGGACTCATTTTTTGTCTCCGGTGATCAAACGATCAAAAAACGGTTCTGTATGGTGTCGTTGAAGCAATACGTTGCATGTGATGGATCGGTTGGCTTTGTTCTCTTCGGACAGATTATGGTGGACCCAAACACCTGctctgtttatttttctaatctgCTGCAAATATTCTTGGATGATCGACCAAGGTTGGTTAAGGGTGTTTGAGAGTTCCTCGATTGTCTGACATGAATTTGCTTCCACTTCTGCCCTTAACATGTCGTTGTCTAATATTGTTGGTCT from Vespa velutina chromosome 18, iVesVel2.1, whole genome shotgun sequence includes these protein-coding regions:
- the LOC124955539 gene encoding histone-lysine N-methyltransferase SETMAR-like, with the translated sequence MASQIPEEHIRHCMLFEFRKSSNATVATTNICDVYPNALNVRRPTILDNDMLRAEVEANSCQTIEELSNTLNQPWSIIQEYLQQIRKINRAGVWVHHNLSEENKANRSITCNVLLQRHHTEPFFDRLITGDKK